The following are encoded together in the Xanthobacter autotrophicus Py2 genome:
- a CDS encoding magnesium transporter (TIGRFAM: magnesium transporter~PFAM: CBS domain containing protein; MgtE integral membrane region; MgtE intracellular region~KEGG: rpa:RPA3163 putative magnesium transporter), producing MREDADAPVAEAADALPQVRDSDGNLADGFREAIRAAIAARDVDRLRALTGDLHEADMGDLIEELDGDERRRLIEMLGPAFDFTALTELDETVRVGILRGLSPLTVARGMRDIDSDDAVYILEDLDEEEMAAVLQHLPAPERVALRRSLDYPEDSAGRRMQTEFIAVPPFWTVGRTIDYMRETPDLPETFYEVFVVDPAYRLVGSVSLDRLLRTRRTMLVTQVKTEQLKGVKATDDQEDVARLFERYNLVSAPVVDDAGRLVGVMTIDDVVDVIQEEADEDLRALAGVGSDEELSDSVAYTAKSRLPWLVVNLGTAFISASIIGLFEATIEKMVALAVLMPIVASMGGNAGTQTMTVAVRALATKELSSHNARRIVSREVLVGLFNGLALACMLGLIAGAWFANVQLGAVIASALVMNMMAAGLFGILIPLAISWLKLDPAVASGVFVTTVTDTVGFFAFLGLATWWFGA from the coding sequence ATGCGCGAGGATGCCGACGCGCCTGTCGCCGAAGCTGCGGATGCCCTGCCGCAGGTGCGCGATTCCGACGGCAACCTGGCCGACGGGTTCCGGGAGGCCATCCGCGCGGCCATCGCCGCCCGCGACGTGGACCGGCTGAGGGCGCTCACGGGCGACCTCCACGAAGCCGACATGGGCGATCTCATCGAGGAACTGGACGGCGACGAGCGCCGCCGGCTGATCGAGATGCTGGGCCCGGCCTTCGATTTCACCGCCCTGACCGAGCTGGACGAGACGGTCCGCGTCGGCATCCTGCGCGGGCTGTCGCCGCTCACCGTCGCGCGCGGCATGCGGGACATCGATTCGGACGATGCCGTCTACATCCTCGAGGATCTCGACGAGGAAGAGATGGCGGCGGTGCTTCAGCACCTGCCGGCGCCCGAACGGGTGGCCCTGAGGCGCTCCCTCGACTATCCCGAGGACAGCGCCGGCCGGCGCATGCAGACCGAGTTCATCGCGGTGCCGCCGTTCTGGACCGTGGGCCGTACCATCGACTACATGCGCGAGACCCCGGACCTGCCCGAGACCTTCTACGAGGTGTTCGTGGTGGACCCGGCCTATCGCCTCGTGGGCTCGGTTTCCCTCGACCGGCTGCTGCGCACCAGGCGCACCATGCTGGTGACCCAGGTGAAGACCGAGCAACTGAAGGGGGTGAAAGCCACCGACGACCAGGAGGACGTGGCGCGCCTGTTCGAGCGCTACAACCTTGTCTCCGCACCCGTGGTGGACGATGCCGGCCGGCTCGTGGGCGTCATGACCATCGACGACGTGGTGGACGTGATCCAGGAGGAGGCGGACGAGGACCTGCGCGCCCTCGCCGGCGTCGGCTCCGACGAGGAGCTGTCCGACAGCGTCGCCTACACCGCCAAAAGCCGCCTGCCCTGGCTGGTGGTCAATCTCGGCACGGCCTTCATCTCCGCCTCCATCATCGGCCTGTTCGAGGCCACCATCGAGAAGATGGTGGCGCTGGCGGTGCTCATGCCCATCGTCGCCTCCATGGGGGGCAATGCCGGCACCCAGACCATGACGGTGGCGGTGCGCGCCCTCGCCACCAAGGAATTGTCCAGCCACAACGCTCGCCGCATCGTCTCGCGCGAGGTGCTGGTGGGGCTCTTCAACGGGCTGGCGCTGGCCTGCATGCTTGGTCTCATCGCCGGCGCGTGGTTCGCCAACGTCCAGCTCGGCGCCGTCATCGCCAGCGCGCTGGTGATGAACATGATGGCGGCGGGCCTGTTCGGCATCCTCATCCCGCTTGCCATCTCGTGGCTGAAGCTCGACCCGGCCGTGGCGTCGGGCGTGTTCGTGACCACGGTGACGGATACGGTGGGTTTCTTCGCCTTTCTCGGTCTCGCCACCTGGTGGTTCGGCGCCTAG
- a CDS encoding diguanylate cyclase/phosphodiesterase (TIGRFAM: diguanylate cyclase~PFAM: GGDEF domain containing protein; EAL domain protein~KEGG: GGDEF family protein) — protein MKEGGIIPRRQGSPAYRSLLAGLMALALLVAGLVTVFVLAGLRQDDKARTRERAALLSSLRARETVMEQALVATNDERQALRQLVLGDMTPLHRHFGQKLNDGFGFEFVYITDARGRVVYSSERGEQNELRAYSWIRPAIERALADGQKAALSGVVATDDAAGLMVARPFDEKVEGLDLAQPLVAITVDIIDPEFLRMVGAPASLEEVELIHRPLHGGREAGVFIPNLYDGSEAELVWRGAHPGSKMLWTLMPAAAVLASLLAVLFLVLMIRARRMAADLVASEAKARELAARDYLTGLLNRGAFIEALDAAIARRRNGETLALLFVDLDDFKVINDSAGHAAGDDLLRAFARRTEEALGEGSVVARFGGDEFVAMVPCRNDADLDHAVERLFRELAPPVLLEQGGDLSLSACVGAARLPRDAATGAELMRLADVALYRAKADGTGLYRRFEPGFDAERIEHRRIETELAAALDKREITLVYQPQVDVESERVVGFEALARWDHPTQGRLLPGAFLAVAETSRLMGRFDAYVLRMALMEARALPEVTLSVNMSALNLRQGAIFGMVVTALAETGFNPARLEIEITESAILDAASDGQEALQKLRDMGVRIALDDFGTGHASLVHLRRFPITKIKIDKSFILDMATDRDASAIVEYVIRLGRSLGITLTAEGVETREQLRFLRAFGAQQAQGYLFAPPLPLAAAIAMLERQSVAQSGVAAAGVAATGAAVSGPS, from the coding sequence ATGAAGGAGGGCGGTATCATTCCCCGTCGCCAGGGTAGCCCCGCTTATCGTTCCCTCCTGGCGGGACTGATGGCGCTCGCGCTTTTGGTCGCGGGTCTGGTCACGGTCTTCGTGCTGGCGGGGCTGCGCCAGGACGACAAGGCGCGCACCCGCGAGCGGGCCGCTCTTCTCTCCTCCCTGCGCGCCCGCGAAACGGTGATGGAGCAGGCGCTTGTCGCTACCAATGACGAGCGGCAAGCCCTGCGCCAACTGGTGCTGGGGGACATGACTCCCCTGCATCGGCACTTCGGCCAGAAGCTCAATGACGGATTCGGCTTCGAGTTCGTCTACATCACCGACGCCAGGGGCCGTGTCGTCTATTCCTCCGAGCGGGGCGAGCAGAATGAGCTGCGGGCCTACAGCTGGATCCGCCCCGCCATCGAGCGGGCGCTGGCCGATGGGCAGAAGGCAGCGCTCTCGGGCGTGGTGGCCACGGACGACGCGGCCGGATTGATGGTGGCCCGCCCCTTCGACGAAAAGGTCGAGGGGCTCGACCTGGCCCAGCCGCTGGTGGCCATCACGGTCGATATCATCGACCCTGAGTTCCTGCGGATGGTGGGCGCTCCCGCGAGCCTTGAGGAGGTGGAGCTGATCCACCGGCCGCTCCATGGCGGCCGGGAAGCGGGTGTCTTCATCCCCAACCTCTATGACGGCTCGGAGGCGGAGCTGGTGTGGCGGGGCGCGCATCCCGGCAGCAAGATGCTGTGGACGCTGATGCCGGCCGCCGCTGTGCTCGCCAGCCTTCTCGCCGTGCTGTTCCTGGTGCTCATGATCCGGGCCCGCCGGATGGCGGCCGACCTTGTCGCCAGCGAGGCCAAGGCGCGGGAGCTGGCCGCGCGCGACTACCTGACCGGCCTGCTGAACCGGGGCGCCTTCATCGAGGCGCTGGACGCCGCCATCGCCCGGCGCCGGAATGGGGAGACGCTGGCACTGCTGTTCGTCGACCTCGACGACTTCAAGGTCATCAATGACAGCGCCGGCCATGCCGCCGGCGACGACCTCCTGCGCGCCTTCGCCCGGCGGACCGAGGAGGCGCTGGGGGAGGGGAGCGTTGTTGCGCGCTTTGGCGGCGACGAGTTCGTGGCCATGGTCCCCTGCCGGAACGACGCGGATCTTGATCACGCCGTGGAGCGGCTGTTCAGGGAACTGGCGCCGCCGGTCCTGCTGGAGCAGGGCGGCGACCTGAGCCTGAGCGCCTGCGTGGGCGCGGCGCGCCTGCCCCGGGACGCCGCCACCGGCGCGGAGCTGATGCGGCTCGCCGATGTCGCCCTCTACCGGGCCAAGGCCGACGGCACCGGCCTCTACCGTCGGTTCGAGCCGGGGTTCGACGCGGAGCGGATCGAGCATCGGCGTATCGAGACGGAACTGGCGGCGGCGCTGGACAAGCGCGAAATCACGTTGGTCTACCAGCCCCAGGTGGATGTGGAGAGCGAGCGCGTCGTCGGCTTCGAGGCGCTGGCCCGCTGGGACCATCCCACCCAGGGGCGGCTCCTGCCGGGCGCCTTTCTGGCTGTGGCCGAGACCTCACGCCTCATGGGGCGGTTCGATGCCTATGTGTTGCGCATGGCCCTGATGGAAGCGCGGGCCCTGCCTGAGGTGACGCTGTCGGTGAACATGTCGGCGCTGAACCTGCGGCAGGGGGCCATCTTCGGCATGGTGGTCACGGCACTGGCCGAAACCGGGTTCAATCCGGCACGGCTGGAGATCGAGATCACCGAAAGCGCGATCCTCGACGCCGCGAGCGACGGCCAGGAGGCACTGCAGAAACTGCGGGACATGGGGGTACGGATCGCCCTCGATGATTTCGGCACCGGCCATGCCTCGCTGGTTCACCTGCGGCGCTTCCCCATCACCAAGATCAAGATCGACAAGTCCTTCATCCTCGACATGGCCACCGACCGGGATGCGTCGGCCATCGTGGAATATGTGATCCGGCTCGGCCGCTCCCTCGGCATCACCCTGACCGCGGAAGGGGTGGAGACGCGCGAGCAGTTGCGCTTCCTCAGGGCCTTCGGCGCCCAGCAGGCGCAGGGCTATCTGTTCGCGCCGCCGCTGCCGCTTGCGGCCGCCATTGCCATGCTGGAGCGGCAGTCCGTGGCGCAGTCCGGTGTCGCGGCTGCCGGTGTGGCAGCTACCGGCGCCGCCGTGTCGGGCCCGAGCTGA
- a CDS encoding Methenyltetrahydrofolate cyclohydrolase (PFAM: tetrahydrofolate dehydrogenase/cyclohydrolase~KEGG: pde:Pden_2614 methenyltetrahydrofolate cyclohydrolase), which translates to MGDVVIETRPIDGKAFAAGLRARIAEEVARLGAAHGLKPGLAVVLVGEDPASQVYVRNKAAQTLEAGMTSFEHKLAVDTPETELLALIARLNADPAVNGILVQLPLPAQIDAMKVLSTIDPAKDVDGFHVVNAGRLAVGLDALVPCTPLGCVMLLKHHLGNLSGLKAVVVGRSNIVGKPAAQLLLKEDCTVTIAHSRTRDLPGECRTADILVAAVGRPEMVRGDWIKPGATVIDVGINRIPKPDGKTRLVGDVAYQEAQGIAGLITPVPGGVGPMTIACLLQNTLTAAKRQAGLE; encoded by the coding sequence ATGGGGGATGTGGTGATCGAGACCAGGCCCATCGACGGAAAGGCGTTCGCAGCCGGGCTCCGGGCCCGCATTGCCGAGGAGGTGGCCCGCCTCGGCGCCGCCCACGGGCTCAAGCCGGGCCTTGCCGTGGTCCTCGTGGGCGAGGACCCGGCCAGCCAGGTTTACGTGCGCAACAAGGCGGCCCAGACCCTAGAGGCCGGCATGACCTCCTTCGAGCACAAGCTCGCGGTGGACACGCCCGAGACCGAGCTGCTGGCGCTGATCGCCCGACTCAACGCCGATCCGGCAGTGAACGGCATTCTGGTTCAGCTGCCGCTGCCGGCGCAGATCGATGCCATGAAGGTGCTCTCCACCATCGATCCGGCCAAGGACGTGGACGGCTTCCATGTGGTGAATGCCGGCCGCCTCGCTGTGGGCCTCGACGCGCTGGTGCCGTGCACGCCGCTCGGCTGCGTGATGCTGCTGAAGCACCACCTGGGCAACCTTTCCGGCCTCAAGGCAGTGGTGGTGGGGCGCTCCAACATTGTCGGCAAGCCGGCGGCGCAGCTGCTGCTGAAAGAGGACTGCACCGTCACCATCGCCCATTCGCGCACCCGCGACCTGCCCGGCGAGTGCCGCACCGCCGACATCCTGGTCGCCGCCGTGGGCCGGCCGGAGATGGTGCGCGGCGACTGGATCAAGCCCGGCGCCACCGTGATCGACGTGGGCATCAACCGCATTCCCAAGCCCGACGGCAAGACGCGCCTCGTGGGCGACGTAGCCTATCAGGAGGCGCAGGGCATCGCCGGCCTGATCACCCCGGTTCCGGGCGGCGTCGGCCCCATGACCATCGCCTGCCTGCTCCAGAACACCCTCACCGCCGCCAAGCGGCAGGCGGGTCTGGAATAG
- a CDS encoding glutaredoxin-like protein (TIGRFAM: glutaredoxin-like protein~PFAM: glutaredoxin~KEGG: ret:RHE_CH02304 glutaredoxin protein), producing MKHAGPHSADQNGFETMGIREDIDAIVKSGDVVLFMKGTPQFPQCGFSGQVVQILDHVGVPFKGVNVLENDAVRQGIKDYANWPTIPQLYIKGEFVGGCDIVREMFQAGELTTFLEEKGVAIRDRAIG from the coding sequence TTGAAGCATGCTGGCCCTCATTCGGCCGATCAGAATGGATTTGAGACCATGGGTATTCGTGAAGACATCGACGCCATCGTGAAGTCTGGTGACGTGGTCCTGTTCATGAAGGGCACGCCCCAGTTTCCGCAGTGCGGCTTTTCCGGGCAGGTGGTGCAGATCCTCGATCACGTGGGCGTCCCGTTCAAGGGCGTGAACGTGCTTGAAAACGACGCCGTCCGGCAGGGCATCAAGGACTACGCCAACTGGCCGACCATCCCGCAGCTCTACATCAAGGGCGAGTTCGTGGGTGGCTGCGACATCGTGCGCGAGATGTTCCAGGCCGGCGAGCTGACCACCTTCCTTGAGGAAAAGGGCGTCGCCATCCGCGACCGCGCCATCGGCTGA
- a CDS encoding BolA family protein (PFAM: BolA family protein~KEGG: mlo:msl0055 hypothetical protein) → MPMNAREIEQLIKDALPDATVVIEDLAGDGDHYAARIVSAAFRGKSRVQQHQMVYAALKGNMGGVLHALALQTAAPD, encoded by the coding sequence ATGCCCATGAATGCCCGCGAGATCGAGCAGCTCATCAAGGATGCGCTGCCCGACGCGACGGTGGTGATCGAGGATCTGGCCGGCGACGGCGACCACTATGCCGCCCGCATCGTGTCCGCGGCGTTCCGCGGCAAGAGCCGGGTGCAGCAGCACCAGATGGTCTATGCCGCGCTCAAGGGGAACATGGGGGGCGTGCTCCACGCCCTCGCCCTCCAGACCGCCGCGCCGGACTGA
- a CDS encoding phosphoribosylformylglycinamidine synthase II (TIGRFAM: phosphoribosylformylglycinamidine synthase II~PFAM: AIR synthase related protein; AIR synthase related protein domain protein~KEGG: nwi:Nwi_1308 phosphoribosylformylglycinamidine synthase subunit II) codes for MTTPLNSDRTAVNSIPNTSRITPELVAEHGLKPEEYEHFVKLIGREPSITELGIVSAMWNEHCSYKSSKVWLRTLPTKSPRVIQGPGENAGVVDIGNGLAVVFKMESHNHPSFIEPYQGAGTGVGGILRDVFTMGARPIAALNFLRFGDCHNVKTRRLLAGVVAGIGGYGNSFGVPTVGGSVGFHKRYNGNILVNAMAVGLARADEIFYAAATGVGRAIVYLGSKTGRDGIHGATMASAEFGADAEEKRPTVQVGDPFAEKLLLEACLEIMKAGCVVAIQDMGAAGLTSSAVEMGAKGGLGVELNLDAVPCRETGMTAYEMMLSESQERMLMVIADGKEDEAEAIFRKWGLDFAIVGRTTDTLRFVVKHNGVVEADLPIKELGDQAPEYRRPYEEPLPRPVVAPEDVRTNASVADALERLIASPDLCSKRWVWEQYDHLIGGNTVQRPGGDAAVVRIEDGPKALALTTDVTPRYCEADPFEGGKQAVAEAWRNLTAVGATPIAVTDNLNFGNPEKPEIMGQFVACVKGIGAACEALDFPVVSGNVSLYNETNGKGILPTPAIGGVGLIEDLHKSMTLAFKAAGEPVLLVGKTTGWLGSSAFLNTVCEREDGAPPPVDLIAEKRNGDFVRGLIRDGIATAVHDVSDGGLLIAIAEMAMAGRVGTSLEAPPAGMDPYAWWFGEDQARYVITVPSGQGAEVIHKAEMAGVPMVKIGKTGGDRLILPDDRSIVVESLRDRHETWLPIYMGASS; via the coding sequence GTGACCACGCCCCTCAATTCGGATCGAACCGCTGTGAATTCCATTCCCAACACGTCCCGCATCACCCCGGAGCTGGTGGCCGAGCATGGCCTGAAGCCCGAGGAATACGAGCACTTCGTGAAGCTGATCGGCCGCGAGCCGTCGATCACGGAGCTTGGCATCGTCTCGGCCATGTGGAACGAGCACTGCTCCTACAAGTCATCCAAGGTCTGGCTGCGCACCCTGCCCACCAAAAGCCCGCGGGTGATCCAGGGGCCGGGCGAGAATGCGGGCGTGGTGGACATCGGCAACGGCCTCGCGGTCGTCTTCAAGATGGAAAGCCACAACCACCCCTCCTTCATCGAGCCTTACCAGGGTGCGGGGACGGGCGTGGGCGGCATCCTGCGCGACGTGTTCACCATGGGCGCGCGGCCCATCGCGGCGCTCAACTTCCTGCGCTTCGGCGACTGCCACAATGTGAAGACCCGCCGGCTGCTGGCGGGCGTGGTGGCCGGCATCGGCGGCTATGGCAATTCCTTCGGCGTGCCCACGGTGGGTGGCTCGGTGGGCTTCCACAAGCGCTACAACGGCAACATCCTGGTCAACGCCATGGCGGTGGGCCTCGCCAGGGCGGACGAGATCTTCTACGCCGCCGCCACCGGTGTGGGCCGCGCCATCGTCTATCTGGGCTCCAAGACCGGCCGCGACGGCATCCACGGCGCCACCATGGCCTCGGCCGAGTTCGGCGCCGATGCCGAGGAGAAGCGCCCCACGGTGCAGGTGGGCGACCCCTTCGCCGAGAAGCTGCTGCTGGAAGCGTGCCTCGAAATCATGAAGGCGGGCTGCGTGGTGGCGATCCAGGACATGGGCGCTGCCGGCCTCACTAGCTCGGCGGTGGAGATGGGCGCCAAGGGCGGCCTCGGTGTGGAGCTGAACCTCGACGCCGTGCCCTGCCGCGAAACCGGCATGACCGCCTACGAGATGATGCTGTCCGAGAGCCAGGAGCGCATGCTCATGGTGATCGCCGACGGCAAGGAAGACGAGGCCGAAGCCATTTTCCGCAAGTGGGGACTGGACTTCGCCATTGTCGGCCGCACCACCGATACCCTGCGCTTCGTGGTGAAGCACAATGGCGTGGTGGAAGCCGACCTGCCCATCAAGGAACTCGGCGACCAGGCCCCCGAATACCGCCGCCCCTATGAGGAGCCGCTGCCGCGTCCGGTGGTGGCGCCCGAGGACGTGCGCACCAACGCCTCCGTGGCCGATGCCCTGGAGCGGCTCATCGCCTCGCCGGACCTGTGCTCCAAGCGCTGGGTGTGGGAGCAGTACGACCACCTGATCGGCGGCAATACCGTGCAGCGACCCGGCGGCGACGCCGCCGTGGTGCGCATCGAGGACGGCCCCAAGGCCCTGGCGCTGACCACCGACGTGACGCCCCGCTATTGCGAGGCCGATCCCTTCGAGGGCGGCAAGCAGGCAGTGGCCGAAGCCTGGCGCAACCTGACCGCAGTCGGCGCGACCCCCATCGCCGTCACCGACAACCTGAATTTCGGCAATCCCGAGAAGCCGGAGATCATGGGCCAGTTCGTGGCCTGTGTGAAAGGCATCGGCGCGGCCTGCGAGGCGCTGGACTTCCCGGTCGTGTCCGGCAACGTCAGCCTCTACAACGAGACCAACGGCAAGGGCATCCTGCCGACCCCCGCCATCGGCGGCGTCGGCCTGATCGAGGACCTGCACAAGTCCATGACGCTCGCCTTCAAGGCCGCTGGCGAGCCGGTGCTGCTGGTGGGCAAGACCACGGGCTGGCTCGGGTCCTCGGCCTTCCTCAACACCGTGTGCGAGCGCGAGGACGGGGCGCCGCCCCCGGTCGACCTCATCGCCGAGAAGCGCAACGGCGACTTCGTGCGCGGCCTGATCCGCGACGGCATCGCCACCGCCGTGCATGATGTCTCCGACGGCGGACTGCTCATCGCCATCGCCGAGATGGCCATGGCCGGGCGCGTGGGCACCTCGCTCGAAGCCCCGCCGGCCGGCATGGACCCTTATGCCTGGTGGTTCGGCGAGGACCAGGCCCGCTACGTGATCACCGTCCCCTCGGGACAGGGCGCCGAAGTGATCCACAAGGCGGAAATGGCCGGCGTGCCGATGGTCAAGATCGGCAAGACCGGCGGCGACCGCTTGATCCTCCCCGACGACCGCTCGATAGTCGTGGAATCGCTGCGCGACCGGCACGAGACGTGGCTGCCCATCTATATGGGTGCCTCGTCCTGA
- a CDS encoding phosphoribosylformylglycinamidine synthase I (TIGRFAM: phosphoribosylformylglycinamidine synthase I~PFAM: CobB/CobQ domain protein glutamine amidotransferase~KEGG: bja:bll5723 phosphoribosylformylglycinamidine synthase I) produces MKPAVILFPGSNREQDAVRALRLVAGAKPQVVWHAEHELPPGTDLVVLPGGFSYGDYLRCGAIAARANIMEAVRAHAARGGLVLGICNGFQILCEAGLLPGVLVRNARLRFVCREVLLRVERADTAFTKAYRKSDLIRIPVAHGEGNYTADETTIARLEHDGRIAFRYARRDGQIDQTDGPNGAINGIAGIYSEKFNVLGMMPHPENYIEPEIGPTDGRGLFESLAGALKAA; encoded by the coding sequence ATGAAACCAGCCGTCATCCTCTTCCCCGGCTCCAACCGTGAGCAGGACGCCGTGCGCGCGCTGCGCCTCGTCGCGGGCGCGAAGCCGCAGGTGGTCTGGCACGCCGAGCATGAGCTGCCTCCCGGCACCGACCTCGTCGTGCTGCCCGGCGGCTTCTCCTATGGCGATTATCTGAGGTGCGGCGCCATCGCGGCCCGCGCCAACATCATGGAGGCCGTGCGCGCCCATGCGGCCCGCGGCGGTCTGGTGCTCGGCATCTGCAACGGCTTCCAGATCCTGTGCGAGGCCGGCCTCTTGCCCGGCGTACTGGTGCGCAACGCCCGCCTGCGCTTCGTCTGCCGCGAGGTGCTGCTGCGGGTGGAGCGGGCTGATACCGCCTTCACCAAGGCCTATCGCAAGAGCGACCTCATCCGCATTCCCGTCGCCCATGGCGAGGGCAACTACACGGCGGACGAGACCACCATCGCCCGGCTGGAGCACGACGGGCGCATCGCCTTCCGCTACGCCCGCCGCGACGGCCAGATCGACCAGACCGATGGTCCCAACGGTGCCATCAACGGCATCGCCGGCATCTATTCCGAGAAGTTCAACGTGCTTGGAATGATGCCGCATCCCGAAAATTACATCGAACCGGAAATCGGCCCCACCGACGGCCGCGGCCTGTTCGAAAGCCTCGCCGGAGCCCTGAAGGCGGCGTGA
- a CDS encoding phosphoribosylformylglycinamidine synthase, purS (TIGRFAM: phosphoribosylformylglycinamidine synthase, purS~PFAM: phosphoribosylformylglycinamidine synthetase PurS~KEGG: bja:bsl5728 phosphoribosylformylglycinamidine synthase), protein MKARVIVTLKSAVLDPQGKAIEGALRSLGVAGVQSVRQGKVFDVELAGNDRASAEGALKDACDKLLANTVIETYKVEFAE, encoded by the coding sequence ATGAAGGCCCGCGTGATCGTCACCCTGAAGTCGGCGGTGCTGGATCCGCAGGGCAAGGCCATCGAGGGCGCGCTGCGGTCGCTCGGCGTCGCGGGCGTGCAGAGCGTGCGGCAGGGCAAGGTGTTCGACGTGGAGCTGGCCGGCAACGACCGGGCCTCCGCCGAGGGCGCCCTGAAGGATGCCTGCGACAAGCTCCTCGCCAATACCGTGATCGAGACCTACAAGGTCGAGTTCGCGGAGTGA
- a CDS encoding phosphoribosylaminoimidazole-succinocarboxamide synthase (TIGRFAM: phosphoribosylaminoimidazole-succinocarboxamide synthase~PFAM: SAICAR synthetase~KEGG: rpb:RPB_3719 phosphoribosylaminoimidazole-succinocarboxamide synthase), translating into MDFLNQRYIPMSRRRRIYEGKAKVLYEGPEPGTLIQHFKDDATAFNAKKHDVIDGKGVLNNRISEYIFSRLNDIGVPTHFIRRLNMREQLIREVEIIPLEIVVRNVAAGSISTRLGIEEGTPLPRSIIEFYYKNDALNDPMVSEEHITAFGWATTQEIDDIIALAIRVNDFLSGLFLGAGIRLVDFKMECGRLWENDMMRIVVADEISPDSCRLWDIKSNDKMDKDRFRRDMGGLVEAYSEVARRLGILMENDPTQGKGPVLVK; encoded by the coding sequence ATGGATTTCCTCAATCAGCGGTATATTCCCATGAGCCGCCGCCGCCGAATCTACGAAGGCAAGGCGAAAGTCCTCTATGAAGGACCCGAGCCCGGCACACTCATCCAGCACTTCAAAGACGATGCCACCGCCTTCAATGCGAAGAAGCACGATGTCATCGACGGCAAAGGTGTGCTGAACAACCGGATCTCCGAGTACATCTTCTCGCGGCTGAACGACATCGGCGTGCCGACTCACTTCATCCGCCGGCTGAACATGCGCGAGCAGCTCATCCGCGAAGTGGAGATCATTCCGCTCGAGATCGTGGTGCGCAACGTCGCCGCCGGCTCCATCTCGACCCGTCTCGGGATCGAGGAAGGCACGCCGCTGCCGCGCTCCATCATCGAGTTCTATTACAAGAACGACGCGCTCAACGACCCGATGGTGTCGGAAGAGCACATCACCGCCTTCGGCTGGGCCACCACCCAGGAAATCGACGACATCATCGCGCTCGCGATCCGCGTCAACGACTTCCTGTCGGGCCTCTTCCTCGGCGCCGGCATCCGTCTTGTGGATTTCAAGATGGAATGCGGTCGCCTGTGGGAAAACGACATGATGCGGATCGTCGTGGCCGACGAGATCAGCCCCGATTCGTGCCGGCTGTGGGATATCAAGTCCAACGACAAGATGGACAAGGACCGCTTCCGCCGCGACATGGGCGGCCTCGTCGAGGCCTACAGCGAAGTGGCGCGCCGTCTCGGAATCCTCATGGAGAATGATCCGACCCAGGGCAAGGGCCCGGTTCTGGTCAAGTGA